Below is a window of Desulfobacterales bacterium DNA.
ATTTTTTAAATATTATGAATCGATATATGACATTCAAGAACTTTCGCATGCCTATAATATATTTGAAAGCTTTAGAATACTATGTGCTGTTAGAGAGGGTGATTATGGAATTAATAATATCAATGAGCTTTGTAAAAAATTGCTGGGATCTGCAAAACGCGTTGATACTGAAAAAAAATTCTACAAAGGTATGCCTCTAATTATTAATAGAAATGATTATAACTTGAAATTGTTTAATGGAGATATTGGTATATTATGGGAAACTCAAAATAAAGAAATTCGAGCCTTTTTTTCAAACCAAGATGGATCCTTTAGAAGCATCCCCCCTGCAAGGCTTCCAGAACATGAAATAGCTTATGCAATGACTATCCATAAGTCTCAAGGTTCAGAATTTGACAATGTTTTACTTATCTTTCCGGATAAAGAATCTCCAATATTAACAAAAGAACTTATTTATACTGGTATTACTCGGGCACGAAAACATGTTGAAATTTGGGGTGATGATAATATTCTTATGAATAGCATAAAAAAAAGAGTTGAAAGGACATCTGGATTAAAAGACTCATTAAATTATTGTCTTACTATGTCAAACTCACCATTTACATATAACTGCCCTTCCTCAGATAGATCTTTATCATAATATAGGCCATAATTTTCTTCATAATATGCATTGAGCGTAGCTGTAAAAGTTCCGGTGAGACGATTTTTTGAGCTGTCTGAAATAGTAACTGACAATAATTTTTTTGGCCATTCACTATTGCTTGATTTATAAGTTTTTCCATCTCTGGTCGTTAATGTTATATACATAGGACTTGATTGGTTATCATTAGTATCGTATGTGCCAATATCATCACTTGTTATTCTGATATAAATTGAATTTTCAGAATCATTAGCGAGTCTATATTCAAGTGAATCATTGCCAATAATATCCTCATATTCACCAGTTCTAAGTGAGATAGCATTTTGTTCATCATCAGGGAGATAGGAAAATGTATTTCTGGTAAAGGTTATTTTATGACCTATGTAATCATTAGTCACGTTCCCATTAATTGTAAATGATATAGTGCTTTTATTATCGTTCTTGCTATCAGTATCACTACTGCATCCAGAGTTAAATACAAGAAACAGACTTAAAAATAATAATGTGTAAAATTGATATTTCATAGTTACCTAATCAATAGTATTTAATTAGAAAAAGGGCGTTATTTAATTCTCTTTTCATTATCGTTAAAAGCTAAAAAAGGATTAACCTTTTCAAGTTAATCCCTTTTCTGTTTAGCGGAGACGACGAGGCTCGAACTCGTGACCTTCGGCGTGACAGGCCGACGTTCTAACCAACTGAACTACGCCTCCAAGGAAATAGGCGAAACAGGGCTCGAACCTGTGACCCTCGGCTTGTAAGGCCGATGCTCTTCCAACTGAGCTATTCGCCCTTTAGTTTCCTCTCGAATTTAAGGGGGACTTTTAGCAGTATCTTTTGATAATGTCAATAGTATTTTTTTAAAGCGCGTAATTTTTTTCATACTTTTCTTAAATACAAGTAAAATCAAGGCTTGAACATATTTTTTACTTCATCAGTGTATTCCCCATTTTTTTCATATATTATTAAAGGTTTAAGAATTTTTAAACCTGGCCCCCCATCTTTAGTACCTTCTATCAATATTAATTTTGCATCAGCGTCACAATAAGAATGAACAGCTCTAATATTTTTAGGCTCAATATTATATTTTCTCATTTGAAATATAATATCAGCAAGTCTTTCAGCGGGATAAATTGTTACAAATCTTCCATAAATACGAAGAATACGGTTTACTGTTTTTATGAGTTCTTCAAGGGTTATCTCTATTTCATGCCTTGCAATGGCCTTTTGTTTTTGAGGATTTATTTTTCCAGAAGATTGTTTAATATAGGGCGGATTCGTTATAATCATATCTGGGTGCTTATCAAAAAAAGAAAATTCTAAAGCCTTTATGTCCATGCAGTGAATAGAAACAATATTTTGTATTTTATTTTCAATAATATTATGGGTCGCGATTTGAAAAAGTTCTGTCTGTAATTCTATTCCAGTAATTTTAATATTTGGATTTCGATAGCTTAATATTAAAGGAATAATACCGCAGCCTGTTCCTAAATCTACAATTTTATCTCCATCTTTTAGCTTAGGAAAATGAGAAAGTAAAACAGCGTCTATCGAAAATCTATAGCCCTCTTTTAACTGGGAAACTTGAATAGTTCCATTAAAAAAAGTATCACAAGTTATCTCTTTCATATCAAAATTGACCTACTTTGAATTTTATATCTCTGACTAATT
It encodes the following:
- a CDS encoding tRNA1(Val) (adenine(37)-N6)-methyltransferase, which codes for MKEITCDTFFNGTIQVSQLKEGYRFSIDAVLLSHFPKLKDGDKIVDLGTGCGIIPLILSYRNPNIKITGIELQTELFQIATHNIIENKIQNIVSIHCMDIKALEFSFFDKHPDMIITNPPYIKQSSGKINPQKQKAIARHEIEITLEELIKTVNRILRIYGRFVTIYPAERLADIIFQMRKYNIEPKNIRAVHSYCDADAKLILIEGTKDGGPGLKILKPLIIYEKNGEYTDEVKNMFKP